Proteins co-encoded in one Gossypium arboreum isolate Shixiya-1 chromosome 11, ASM2569848v2, whole genome shotgun sequence genomic window:
- the LOC108473503 gene encoding uncharacterized protein LOC108473503 isoform X1 gives MVIQIRDDGYQGKMMVRGGKVGQRSNFKKRVRSKDDDSDGSDEDYVVSEEGNEESEDDVEKYCSSLDECASEEGFGSFLDEEEEEEVVRKAVRSKAKRMSTARKRRIVERKPRKRKIVSDEEEEDEDYEVEEEEEDDDDDDEEEEKEEEEDDDDDEFTLDEEDCLDEEEELTMKMKKNNMKVRKPGLRKRGPSKPRKNRKKSAVSNKPSRKGGRKKRRLNRKKRVEDDDDDDCDFVDIIPVVRKKSRLNGGRRNKAYVVPSDSDFVLSGSSDYEYTISEEEREQVKEANRLCGSLKTSLRSSSSSKRIQEVEELGKHKKPPGRKGKEKVEEKKAEVIKPVCGICLSEEDKRRFRGTLNCCSHYFCFTCIMEWSKVESRCPLCKQRFETITKPARSTAGVDLRDVVIQVPKRDQVYQPSEEELRSYLDPYENVFCSECHQGGDDELMLLCDICDSSAHTYCVGLGREVPEDNWYCDGCRPVALGSSSSQVQDSLPDQRTVNNLYNRFSPVVNVGESLESIGVPSPRVPLTPSFVGLSSPRFPVVDVTAGSPVSGVGAPTLTGRRWLHRQIQNLRSINRMNLMAGRTEGISAANMGIDLVNSHIDQSREPMVQQARTQDAGTQPQTLFAEGLQDYPSSSLQGRDFLSSRLSHLRRQAVQDSTTTSFSTSVNLTLWPELAGISSNEQLRHCSNGSNIRPDGCDLPFSVSDEDNILMAKEQLQAMVGSHLKAISNGIDLDNGTFKDIATSSMHTLLAACGLEHRRSEVYIVPPSSNCVHIERVAAGQASLMKGKKNEVSLTLGQMHYIMLLTMILHDVREDHFVCCLCSMNLGVRWVRVCLICLMFFLIYVKEHSLVLMFQILLDLTIGKGKRGCNV, from the exons ATGGTAATACAGATCCGGGATGATGGATATCagggaaaaatg ATGGTAAGGGGAGGGAAGGTTGGTCAAAGAAGCAACTTTAAGAAAAGGGTTAGATCAAAGGATGATGATTCGGATGGTTCGGATGAAGATTATGTGGTTTCGGAGGAGGGAAATGAAGAATCTGAGGATGATGTGGAAAAGTATTGTTCTTCCTTAGATGAATGTGCATCGGAAGAGGGTTTCGGGAGTTTTCTTGATGAGGAGGAGGAAGAGGAAGTGGTGAGAAAGGCTGTTAGGTCGAAAGCTAAACGAATGTCTACAGCAAGGAAGAGGAGGATTGTGGAGAGAAAACCACGAAAGCGGAAAATTGTATCGGATGAAGAGGAGGAAGATGAAGATTATGAGgtggaggaagaagaagaagatgacgatgatgatgatgaagaggAGGAGAAGGAGGAGGAGGAAGATGATGACGATGATGAATTCACTCTAGACGAAGAAGATTGTTTGGATGAGGAAGAGGAACTGACTATGAAAATGAAGAAAAACAATATGAAAGTTCGTAAGCCAGGGTTGCGGAAAAGAGGTCCTTCTAAACCTAGGAAAAATAGGAAGAAATCTGCTGTTTCTAATAAGCCTTCAAGAAAAGGGGGAAGGAAGAAACGCCGGTTGAACAGGAAAAAGAGAGTCGAAGATGATGACGATGATGATTGTGATTTTGTAGACATCATTCCAGTTGTGAGAAAAAAGAGCAGACTAAACGGAGGACGGAGAAACAAGGCATATGTTGTACCATCCGATTCAGATTTTGTCTTGTCTGGGTCATCTGATTATGAGTATACCATCTCAGAGGAAGAGAGAGAGCAAGTGAAAGAAGCCAACCGATTGTGTGGAAGTTTGAAAACCAGTTTGAGGAGTTCATCATCCTCAAAGAGAATTCAGGAGGTTGAGGAGTTAGGCAAGCACAAGAAACCTCCAGGAAGAAAGGGTAAGGAGAAGGTTGAAGAGAAAAAGGCTGAAGTAATAAAACCAGTTTGTGGCATTTGTCTCTCTGAGGAAGATAAGCGAAGATTTAGGGGCACATTGAACTGTTGCAGTCATTATTTTTGTTTCACCTGCATTATGGAGTGGTCAAAAGTGGAATCTCGTTGCCCATTGTGCAAGCAAAGGTTTGAAACAATCACTAAGCCTGCTAGATCAACAGCAGGAGTTGATTTGAGAGATGTGGTGATTCAAGTACCCAAGCGTGATCAG GTCTACCAACCGTCTGAGGAAGAACTTAGAAGCTATCTGGACCCATATGAGAATGTTTTTTGCTCTGAATGCCACCAAGGTGGGGATGATGAACTGATGTTACTGTGTGATATTTGTGATTCATCGGCACACACCTATTGTGTTGGCCTAGGGAGGGAAGTGCCTGAAGATAATTGGTACTGTGATGGTTGCAGGCCCGTAGCTCTTGGTTCCTCTAGTTCCCAAGTCCAAGATTCTTTGCCTGACCAAAGGACAGTAAACAATTTGTACAATAGATTCTCACCTGTTGTAAATGTAGGAGAAAGTTTAGAGTCCATTGGGGTGCCTTCACCTCGTGTACCTTTAACTCCCAGTTTTGTGGGTCTTTCATCTCCTAGATTTCCTGTTGTAGATGTTACCGCTGGTTCCCCAGTATCTGGAGTGGGAGCGCCAACTCTGACAGGTAGGCGGTGGTTACACCGCCAGATTCAAAATCTCCGATCGATCAATAGGATGAATCTTATGGCTGGTAGGACTGAAGGAATATCAGCTGCCAATATGGGAATTGATCTTGTTAATTCTCACATTGATCAAAGTAGGGAACCAATGGTTCAACAAGCTAGGACACAAGATGCGGGAACTCAGCCTCAAACACTGTTTGCGGAGGGGTTACAGGACTATCCCTCTTCTTCACTGCAAGGTAGGGACTTCCTTTCTTCAAGGTTGAGCCACTTGAGAAGGCAAGCAGTTCAAGATTCAACTACCACTTCGTTCAGTACATCAGTCAATTTGACGTTATGGCCTGAACTTGCTGGTATTAGTTCAAATGAACAACTCCGTCATTGCAGCAATGGATCAAACATTAGGCCCGATGGTTGTGATTTGCCTTTTTCTGTTAGTGATGAGGATAATATTTTGATGGCCAAGGAACAATTGCAGGCAATGGTGGGAAGCCATTTAAAAGCCATTTCCAACGGTATTGATTTAG ACAACGGTACTTTCAAGGACATAGCAACCAGTTCCATGCATACCTTATTGGCTGCTTGTGGGCTTGAGCATAGGAGGAGCGAGGTTTACATTGTGCCTCCGTCATCAAATTGTGTGCACATTGAAAGAGTGGCAGCTGGACAGGCGAGCTTAATGAAAG GCAAAAAAAATGAAGTGAGCTTGACTCTTGGACAAATGCATTATATCATGCTTTTGACAATGATCTTGCATGATGTAAGAGAAGACCATTTTGTATGTTGTCTATGTAGCATGAACTTGGGAGTGCGTTGGGTACGTGTATGCTTAATTTGTTTGATGTTTTTCTTAATATATGTGAAGGAACATTCTCTAGTACTCATGTTTCAAATCTTGTTGGATCTTACTATTGGAAAAGGAAAAAGGGGTTGCAATGTGTAG
- the LOC108473503 gene encoding uncharacterized protein LOC108473503 isoform X6, producing MVIQIRDDGYQGKMMVRGGKVGQRSNFKKRVRSKDDDSDGSDEDYVVSEEGNEESEDDVEKYCSSLDECASEEGFGSFLDEEEEEEVVRKAVRSKAKRMSTARKRRIVERKPRKRKIVSDEEEEDEDYEVEEEEEDDDDDDEEEEKEEEEDDDDDEFTLDEEDCLDEEEELTMKMKKNNMKVRKPGLRKRGPSKPRKNRKKSAVSNKPSRKGGRKKRRLNRKKRVEDDDDDDCDFVDIIPVVRKKSRLNGGRRNKAYVVPSDSDFVLSGSSDYEYTISEEEREQVKEANRLCGSLKTSLRSSSSSKRIQEVEELGKHKKPPGRKGKEKVEEKKAEVIKPVCGICLSEEDKRRFRGTLNCCSHYFCFTCIMEWSKVESRCPLCKQRFETITKPARSTAGVDLRDVVIQVPKRDQVYQPSEEELRSYLDPYENVFCSECHQGGDDELMLLCDICDSSAHTYCVGLGREVPEDNWYCDGCRPVALGSSSSQVQDSLPDQRTVNNLYNRFSPVVNVGESLESIGVPSPRVPLTPSFVGLSSPRFPVVDVTAGSPVSGVGAPTLTGRRWLHRQIQNLRSINRMNLMAGRTEGISAANMGIDLVNSHIDQSREPMVQQARTQDAGTQPQTLFAEGLQDYPSSSLQGRDFLSSRLSHLRRQAVQDSTTTSFSTSVNLTLWPELAGISSNEQLRHCSNGSNIRPDGCDLPFSVSDEDNILMAKEQLQAMVGSHLKAISNGIDLDFSKPSICICRQRYFQGHSNQFHAYLIGCLWA from the exons ATGGTAATACAGATCCGGGATGATGGATATCagggaaaaatg ATGGTAAGGGGAGGGAAGGTTGGTCAAAGAAGCAACTTTAAGAAAAGGGTTAGATCAAAGGATGATGATTCGGATGGTTCGGATGAAGATTATGTGGTTTCGGAGGAGGGAAATGAAGAATCTGAGGATGATGTGGAAAAGTATTGTTCTTCCTTAGATGAATGTGCATCGGAAGAGGGTTTCGGGAGTTTTCTTGATGAGGAGGAGGAAGAGGAAGTGGTGAGAAAGGCTGTTAGGTCGAAAGCTAAACGAATGTCTACAGCAAGGAAGAGGAGGATTGTGGAGAGAAAACCACGAAAGCGGAAAATTGTATCGGATGAAGAGGAGGAAGATGAAGATTATGAGgtggaggaagaagaagaagatgacgatgatgatgatgaagaggAGGAGAAGGAGGAGGAGGAAGATGATGACGATGATGAATTCACTCTAGACGAAGAAGATTGTTTGGATGAGGAAGAGGAACTGACTATGAAAATGAAGAAAAACAATATGAAAGTTCGTAAGCCAGGGTTGCGGAAAAGAGGTCCTTCTAAACCTAGGAAAAATAGGAAGAAATCTGCTGTTTCTAATAAGCCTTCAAGAAAAGGGGGAAGGAAGAAACGCCGGTTGAACAGGAAAAAGAGAGTCGAAGATGATGACGATGATGATTGTGATTTTGTAGACATCATTCCAGTTGTGAGAAAAAAGAGCAGACTAAACGGAGGACGGAGAAACAAGGCATATGTTGTACCATCCGATTCAGATTTTGTCTTGTCTGGGTCATCTGATTATGAGTATACCATCTCAGAGGAAGAGAGAGAGCAAGTGAAAGAAGCCAACCGATTGTGTGGAAGTTTGAAAACCAGTTTGAGGAGTTCATCATCCTCAAAGAGAATTCAGGAGGTTGAGGAGTTAGGCAAGCACAAGAAACCTCCAGGAAGAAAGGGTAAGGAGAAGGTTGAAGAGAAAAAGGCTGAAGTAATAAAACCAGTTTGTGGCATTTGTCTCTCTGAGGAAGATAAGCGAAGATTTAGGGGCACATTGAACTGTTGCAGTCATTATTTTTGTTTCACCTGCATTATGGAGTGGTCAAAAGTGGAATCTCGTTGCCCATTGTGCAAGCAAAGGTTTGAAACAATCACTAAGCCTGCTAGATCAACAGCAGGAGTTGATTTGAGAGATGTGGTGATTCAAGTACCCAAGCGTGATCAG GTCTACCAACCGTCTGAGGAAGAACTTAGAAGCTATCTGGACCCATATGAGAATGTTTTTTGCTCTGAATGCCACCAAGGTGGGGATGATGAACTGATGTTACTGTGTGATATTTGTGATTCATCGGCACACACCTATTGTGTTGGCCTAGGGAGGGAAGTGCCTGAAGATAATTGGTACTGTGATGGTTGCAGGCCCGTAGCTCTTGGTTCCTCTAGTTCCCAAGTCCAAGATTCTTTGCCTGACCAAAGGACAGTAAACAATTTGTACAATAGATTCTCACCTGTTGTAAATGTAGGAGAAAGTTTAGAGTCCATTGGGGTGCCTTCACCTCGTGTACCTTTAACTCCCAGTTTTGTGGGTCTTTCATCTCCTAGATTTCCTGTTGTAGATGTTACCGCTGGTTCCCCAGTATCTGGAGTGGGAGCGCCAACTCTGACAGGTAGGCGGTGGTTACACCGCCAGATTCAAAATCTCCGATCGATCAATAGGATGAATCTTATGGCTGGTAGGACTGAAGGAATATCAGCTGCCAATATGGGAATTGATCTTGTTAATTCTCACATTGATCAAAGTAGGGAACCAATGGTTCAACAAGCTAGGACACAAGATGCGGGAACTCAGCCTCAAACACTGTTTGCGGAGGGGTTACAGGACTATCCCTCTTCTTCACTGCAAGGTAGGGACTTCCTTTCTTCAAGGTTGAGCCACTTGAGAAGGCAAGCAGTTCAAGATTCAACTACCACTTCGTTCAGTACATCAGTCAATTTGACGTTATGGCCTGAACTTGCTGGTATTAGTTCAAATGAACAACTCCGTCATTGCAGCAATGGATCAAACATTAGGCCCGATGGTTGTGATTTGCCTTTTTCTGTTAGTGATGAGGATAATATTTTGATGGCCAAGGAACAATTGCAGGCAATGGTGGGAAGCCATTTAAAAGCCATTTCCAACGGTATTGATTTAG ACTTTTCAAAGCCTTCTATATGTATATGCAGACAACGGTACTTTCAAGGACATAGCAACCAGTTCCATGCATACCTTATTGGCTGCTTGTGGGCTTGA
- the LOC108473503 gene encoding uncharacterized protein LOC108473503 isoform X4 encodes MVIQIRDDGYQGKMMVRGGKVGQRSNFKKRVRSKDDDSDGSDEDYVVSEEGNEESEDDVEKYCSSLDECASEEGFGSFLDEEEEEEVVRKAVRSKAKRMSTARKRRIVERKPRKRKIVSDEEEEDEDYEVEEEEEDDDDDDEEEEKEEEEDDDDDEFTLDEEDCLDEEEELTMKMKKNNMKVRKPGLRKRGPSKPRKNRKKSAVSNKPSRKGGRKKRRLNRKKRVEDDDDDDCDFVDIIPVVRKKSRLNGGRRNKAYVVPSDSDFVLSGSSDYEYTISEEEREQVKEANRLCGSLKTSLRSSSSSKRIQEVEELGKHKKPPGRKGKEKVEEKKAEVIKPVCGICLSEEDKRRFRGTLNCCSHYFCFTCIMEWSKVESRCPLCKQRFETITKPARSTAGVDLRDVVIQVPKRDQVYQPSEEELRSYLDPYENVFCSECHQGGDDELMLLCDICDSSAHTYCVGLGREVPEDNWYCDGCRPVALGSSSSQVQDSLPDQRTVNNLYNRFSPVVNVGESLESIGVPSPRVPLTPSFVGLSSPRFPVVDVTAGSPVSGVGAPTLTGRRWLHRQIQNLRSINRMNLMAGRTEGISAANMGIDLVNSHIDQSREPMVQQARTQDAGTQPQTLFAEGLQDYPSSSLQGRDFLSSRLSHLRRQAVQDSTTTSFSTSVNLTLWPELAGISSNEQLRHCSNGSNIRPDGCDLPFSVSDEDNILMAKEQLQAMVGSHLKAISNGIDLDNGTFKDIATSSMHTLLAACGLEHRRSEVYIVPPSSNCVHIERVAAGQASLMKGCCLTCFDSFVKDVVKRIMDTRSRQWLSLGL; translated from the exons ATGGTAATACAGATCCGGGATGATGGATATCagggaaaaatg ATGGTAAGGGGAGGGAAGGTTGGTCAAAGAAGCAACTTTAAGAAAAGGGTTAGATCAAAGGATGATGATTCGGATGGTTCGGATGAAGATTATGTGGTTTCGGAGGAGGGAAATGAAGAATCTGAGGATGATGTGGAAAAGTATTGTTCTTCCTTAGATGAATGTGCATCGGAAGAGGGTTTCGGGAGTTTTCTTGATGAGGAGGAGGAAGAGGAAGTGGTGAGAAAGGCTGTTAGGTCGAAAGCTAAACGAATGTCTACAGCAAGGAAGAGGAGGATTGTGGAGAGAAAACCACGAAAGCGGAAAATTGTATCGGATGAAGAGGAGGAAGATGAAGATTATGAGgtggaggaagaagaagaagatgacgatgatgatgatgaagaggAGGAGAAGGAGGAGGAGGAAGATGATGACGATGATGAATTCACTCTAGACGAAGAAGATTGTTTGGATGAGGAAGAGGAACTGACTATGAAAATGAAGAAAAACAATATGAAAGTTCGTAAGCCAGGGTTGCGGAAAAGAGGTCCTTCTAAACCTAGGAAAAATAGGAAGAAATCTGCTGTTTCTAATAAGCCTTCAAGAAAAGGGGGAAGGAAGAAACGCCGGTTGAACAGGAAAAAGAGAGTCGAAGATGATGACGATGATGATTGTGATTTTGTAGACATCATTCCAGTTGTGAGAAAAAAGAGCAGACTAAACGGAGGACGGAGAAACAAGGCATATGTTGTACCATCCGATTCAGATTTTGTCTTGTCTGGGTCATCTGATTATGAGTATACCATCTCAGAGGAAGAGAGAGAGCAAGTGAAAGAAGCCAACCGATTGTGTGGAAGTTTGAAAACCAGTTTGAGGAGTTCATCATCCTCAAAGAGAATTCAGGAGGTTGAGGAGTTAGGCAAGCACAAGAAACCTCCAGGAAGAAAGGGTAAGGAGAAGGTTGAAGAGAAAAAGGCTGAAGTAATAAAACCAGTTTGTGGCATTTGTCTCTCTGAGGAAGATAAGCGAAGATTTAGGGGCACATTGAACTGTTGCAGTCATTATTTTTGTTTCACCTGCATTATGGAGTGGTCAAAAGTGGAATCTCGTTGCCCATTGTGCAAGCAAAGGTTTGAAACAATCACTAAGCCTGCTAGATCAACAGCAGGAGTTGATTTGAGAGATGTGGTGATTCAAGTACCCAAGCGTGATCAG GTCTACCAACCGTCTGAGGAAGAACTTAGAAGCTATCTGGACCCATATGAGAATGTTTTTTGCTCTGAATGCCACCAAGGTGGGGATGATGAACTGATGTTACTGTGTGATATTTGTGATTCATCGGCACACACCTATTGTGTTGGCCTAGGGAGGGAAGTGCCTGAAGATAATTGGTACTGTGATGGTTGCAGGCCCGTAGCTCTTGGTTCCTCTAGTTCCCAAGTCCAAGATTCTTTGCCTGACCAAAGGACAGTAAACAATTTGTACAATAGATTCTCACCTGTTGTAAATGTAGGAGAAAGTTTAGAGTCCATTGGGGTGCCTTCACCTCGTGTACCTTTAACTCCCAGTTTTGTGGGTCTTTCATCTCCTAGATTTCCTGTTGTAGATGTTACCGCTGGTTCCCCAGTATCTGGAGTGGGAGCGCCAACTCTGACAGGTAGGCGGTGGTTACACCGCCAGATTCAAAATCTCCGATCGATCAATAGGATGAATCTTATGGCTGGTAGGACTGAAGGAATATCAGCTGCCAATATGGGAATTGATCTTGTTAATTCTCACATTGATCAAAGTAGGGAACCAATGGTTCAACAAGCTAGGACACAAGATGCGGGAACTCAGCCTCAAACACTGTTTGCGGAGGGGTTACAGGACTATCCCTCTTCTTCACTGCAAGGTAGGGACTTCCTTTCTTCAAGGTTGAGCCACTTGAGAAGGCAAGCAGTTCAAGATTCAACTACCACTTCGTTCAGTACATCAGTCAATTTGACGTTATGGCCTGAACTTGCTGGTATTAGTTCAAATGAACAACTCCGTCATTGCAGCAATGGATCAAACATTAGGCCCGATGGTTGTGATTTGCCTTTTTCTGTTAGTGATGAGGATAATATTTTGATGGCCAAGGAACAATTGCAGGCAATGGTGGGAAGCCATTTAAAAGCCATTTCCAACGGTATTGATTTAG ACAACGGTACTTTCAAGGACATAGCAACCAGTTCCATGCATACCTTATTGGCTGCTTGTGGGCTTGAGCATAGGAGGAGCGAGGTTTACATTGTGCCTCCGTCATCAAATTGTGTGCACATTGAAAGAGTGGCAGCTGGACAGGCGAGCTTAATGAAAGGTTGTTGCTTAACTTGTTTCGATTCTTTTGTAAAAGATGTAGTGAAGAGGATCATGGATACAAGATCCCGACAGTGGTTAAGTTTAGGTCTTTAA
- the LOC108473503 gene encoding uncharacterized protein LOC108473503 isoform X2, with product MMVRGGKVGQRSNFKKRVRSKDDDSDGSDEDYVVSEEGNEESEDDVEKYCSSLDECASEEGFGSFLDEEEEEEVVRKAVRSKAKRMSTARKRRIVERKPRKRKIVSDEEEEDEDYEVEEEEEDDDDDDEEEEKEEEEDDDDDEFTLDEEDCLDEEEELTMKMKKNNMKVRKPGLRKRGPSKPRKNRKKSAVSNKPSRKGGRKKRRLNRKKRVEDDDDDDCDFVDIIPVVRKKSRLNGGRRNKAYVVPSDSDFVLSGSSDYEYTISEEEREQVKEANRLCGSLKTSLRSSSSSKRIQEVEELGKHKKPPGRKGKEKVEEKKAEVIKPVCGICLSEEDKRRFRGTLNCCSHYFCFTCIMEWSKVESRCPLCKQRFETITKPARSTAGVDLRDVVIQVPKRDQVYQPSEEELRSYLDPYENVFCSECHQGGDDELMLLCDICDSSAHTYCVGLGREVPEDNWYCDGCRPVALGSSSSQVQDSLPDQRTVNNLYNRFSPVVNVGESLESIGVPSPRVPLTPSFVGLSSPRFPVVDVTAGSPVSGVGAPTLTGRRWLHRQIQNLRSINRMNLMAGRTEGISAANMGIDLVNSHIDQSREPMVQQARTQDAGTQPQTLFAEGLQDYPSSSLQGRDFLSSRLSHLRRQAVQDSTTTSFSTSVNLTLWPELAGISSNEQLRHCSNGSNIRPDGCDLPFSVSDEDNILMAKEQLQAMVGSHLKAISNGIDLDNGTFKDIATSSMHTLLAACGLEHRRSEVYIVPPSSNCVHIERVAAGQASLMKGKKNEVSLTLGQMHYIMLLTMILHDVREDHFVCCLCSMNLGVRWVRVCLICLMFFLIYVKEHSLVLMFQILLDLTIGKGKRGCNV from the exons atg ATGGTAAGGGGAGGGAAGGTTGGTCAAAGAAGCAACTTTAAGAAAAGGGTTAGATCAAAGGATGATGATTCGGATGGTTCGGATGAAGATTATGTGGTTTCGGAGGAGGGAAATGAAGAATCTGAGGATGATGTGGAAAAGTATTGTTCTTCCTTAGATGAATGTGCATCGGAAGAGGGTTTCGGGAGTTTTCTTGATGAGGAGGAGGAAGAGGAAGTGGTGAGAAAGGCTGTTAGGTCGAAAGCTAAACGAATGTCTACAGCAAGGAAGAGGAGGATTGTGGAGAGAAAACCACGAAAGCGGAAAATTGTATCGGATGAAGAGGAGGAAGATGAAGATTATGAGgtggaggaagaagaagaagatgacgatgatgatgatgaagaggAGGAGAAGGAGGAGGAGGAAGATGATGACGATGATGAATTCACTCTAGACGAAGAAGATTGTTTGGATGAGGAAGAGGAACTGACTATGAAAATGAAGAAAAACAATATGAAAGTTCGTAAGCCAGGGTTGCGGAAAAGAGGTCCTTCTAAACCTAGGAAAAATAGGAAGAAATCTGCTGTTTCTAATAAGCCTTCAAGAAAAGGGGGAAGGAAGAAACGCCGGTTGAACAGGAAAAAGAGAGTCGAAGATGATGACGATGATGATTGTGATTTTGTAGACATCATTCCAGTTGTGAGAAAAAAGAGCAGACTAAACGGAGGACGGAGAAACAAGGCATATGTTGTACCATCCGATTCAGATTTTGTCTTGTCTGGGTCATCTGATTATGAGTATACCATCTCAGAGGAAGAGAGAGAGCAAGTGAAAGAAGCCAACCGATTGTGTGGAAGTTTGAAAACCAGTTTGAGGAGTTCATCATCCTCAAAGAGAATTCAGGAGGTTGAGGAGTTAGGCAAGCACAAGAAACCTCCAGGAAGAAAGGGTAAGGAGAAGGTTGAAGAGAAAAAGGCTGAAGTAATAAAACCAGTTTGTGGCATTTGTCTCTCTGAGGAAGATAAGCGAAGATTTAGGGGCACATTGAACTGTTGCAGTCATTATTTTTGTTTCACCTGCATTATGGAGTGGTCAAAAGTGGAATCTCGTTGCCCATTGTGCAAGCAAAGGTTTGAAACAATCACTAAGCCTGCTAGATCAACAGCAGGAGTTGATTTGAGAGATGTGGTGATTCAAGTACCCAAGCGTGATCAG GTCTACCAACCGTCTGAGGAAGAACTTAGAAGCTATCTGGACCCATATGAGAATGTTTTTTGCTCTGAATGCCACCAAGGTGGGGATGATGAACTGATGTTACTGTGTGATATTTGTGATTCATCGGCACACACCTATTGTGTTGGCCTAGGGAGGGAAGTGCCTGAAGATAATTGGTACTGTGATGGTTGCAGGCCCGTAGCTCTTGGTTCCTCTAGTTCCCAAGTCCAAGATTCTTTGCCTGACCAAAGGACAGTAAACAATTTGTACAATAGATTCTCACCTGTTGTAAATGTAGGAGAAAGTTTAGAGTCCATTGGGGTGCCTTCACCTCGTGTACCTTTAACTCCCAGTTTTGTGGGTCTTTCATCTCCTAGATTTCCTGTTGTAGATGTTACCGCTGGTTCCCCAGTATCTGGAGTGGGAGCGCCAACTCTGACAGGTAGGCGGTGGTTACACCGCCAGATTCAAAATCTCCGATCGATCAATAGGATGAATCTTATGGCTGGTAGGACTGAAGGAATATCAGCTGCCAATATGGGAATTGATCTTGTTAATTCTCACATTGATCAAAGTAGGGAACCAATGGTTCAACAAGCTAGGACACAAGATGCGGGAACTCAGCCTCAAACACTGTTTGCGGAGGGGTTACAGGACTATCCCTCTTCTTCACTGCAAGGTAGGGACTTCCTTTCTTCAAGGTTGAGCCACTTGAGAAGGCAAGCAGTTCAAGATTCAACTACCACTTCGTTCAGTACATCAGTCAATTTGACGTTATGGCCTGAACTTGCTGGTATTAGTTCAAATGAACAACTCCGTCATTGCAGCAATGGATCAAACATTAGGCCCGATGGTTGTGATTTGCCTTTTTCTGTTAGTGATGAGGATAATATTTTGATGGCCAAGGAACAATTGCAGGCAATGGTGGGAAGCCATTTAAAAGCCATTTCCAACGGTATTGATTTAG ACAACGGTACTTTCAAGGACATAGCAACCAGTTCCATGCATACCTTATTGGCTGCTTGTGGGCTTGAGCATAGGAGGAGCGAGGTTTACATTGTGCCTCCGTCATCAAATTGTGTGCACATTGAAAGAGTGGCAGCTGGACAGGCGAGCTTAATGAAAG GCAAAAAAAATGAAGTGAGCTTGACTCTTGGACAAATGCATTATATCATGCTTTTGACAATGATCTTGCATGATGTAAGAGAAGACCATTTTGTATGTTGTCTATGTAGCATGAACTTGGGAGTGCGTTGGGTACGTGTATGCTTAATTTGTTTGATGTTTTTCTTAATATATGTGAAGGAACATTCTCTAGTACTCATGTTTCAAATCTTGTTGGATCTTACTATTGGAAAAGGAAAAAGGGGTTGCAATGTGTAG